The stretch of DNA GTTGGAGACCATGTCCGGGTGTCCGTCCTTGCGGTCAGCGGGGAGAAGCACAAACTCAGCTTGAGTCTCAAGGCGCTTGCGCAGGATCCGTGGAACGGCATTACCGAGCGCTACCCCAATGACACGATCGTCAGCGGCGCGGTCACGCGCTTGACCGACTTCGGCTGCTTCGTCCAACTGGAGGAGGGGGTTGAGGGGCTCGTGCACATCTCGCAAATGTCTGAGCAGCGGGTCCGTACCGTCGGCGACGTTGTTCAGCCCGGGCAGGTCATCCAGGTCAAGGTGCTCGGGGTCGATGCGGCCCAGAGGCGCATCTCGCTTTCCATCAAAGGGGCGCACACTCCCGCCGAGGCGCTGCCGACGGAGGCGGAAGCCGCCGCCGCGGCCGTCGCCACCGAGAAGAAGCGGAAGAAGAAGCCACTGCGGGGTGGGCTCACCTGGTGAGTGATTCGTAGGTCGAGGTTGCGAAAGCTGAGGTGGGGCCGCGGCTGGCCGCACCGGTCGGGCTTGCAACGGCGCCCGGTTCCATCGACACTGCACTCGAACGTGCCGCGCGCCTCGCGGCCGGTGACCGTGAGGCGGCGGGGCAAAGCGTTTCGCCGGATGTCCCCACTGTGAAGGTGCCCGCAACCGCCCGAGAGATTGCTGCCGCTGTTGGCACAGGACGCGTGCGCGCGGTGGATGTTTGCGCAGCCGCGCTCCGGCGGCTGGCGGCGCAGGACGACCCACTGGGAGCTTTCCTGCAGGTATTCGAGCGTGAAGCGGTTGCGCAGGCCACACGAGTGGATGAATTCGTTGCCGCCGGCCAGCCGGTCGGACCGTTGGCCGGCGTGCCGATCGCGATCAAGGACAATCTCTGCACGCGCTTGGGGCGGACGACTTGCGGTTCCCGGATGCTGGCGGAATACCGTTCGCCGTATGACGCCACCGTGATTGACCGATTGGTCACGGCGGGGGCCGTGATCGTCGGGAAGACCAACCTGGACGAGTTTGCGATGGGCTCGTCCACGGAGAACAGCGGGTTCCATCCGACACGGAACCCATGGAACCACGCGCACGTCCCGGGTGGATCGTCAGGCGGCTCGGCGGCTGCGGTGGCGGCCGACATGGTGCCCGTGGCGTTGGGGTCGGATACAGGGGGTTCGATCCGGCAGCCGGCGTCCTTCTGCGGGGTGGTGGGTGTGAAGCCGACCTATGGGCGGGTATCACGGTATGGGCTGGTGGCCTATGGGTCGAGTTTGGACCAGGTGGGTCCACTGGCACGGTGCGTCGAAGATGCCGCCGCGGTGCTGGGGGTGATTGCGGGAGCGGATTCGCGCGATGCAACTTGTGTTGTGGATCCGGTGCCCGACTATGTGGCCGCCCTGCGCGACGAGCGGTTGACGAACCTGGGACGTTTGCGGATCGGGGTTCCACGATCCTATTTCGGTGCCGGGTTGGAGTGTGAGACGCGGGCCGCAGTGGAGGCGGCCCTGGCGGAATATGAGCGTCTGGGGGCGGAGTTGGTCGAGGTAGAGTTGCCCCGTGCGGAGTACGCGGTGGCAACCTACTACCTGGTGGCGACGGCGGAGGCCTCGAGCAACCTGGCCCGGTACGACGGCGTTCACTACGGTCACCGCACGGCTCAGCCGGTGGACCTGTTCGCTCTGTATAGCGCGTCGCGGGACGAGGGTTTCGGACCGGAAGTAAAGCGGCGTATCATGCTGGGAACCTTTGCCTTGTCGGCCGGCTACTACGACGCGTATTACCAAAAGGCGCTCCAGGTCCGGCAGTTGATTCGGGCCGATTTCGAGCAGGCCTTGACCCAGTGCGACGTGATTGCCGGGCCGGCCGCGCCGACGGCGGCATTTCGCCTCGGTGAGAAGCTGTCCGACCCGCTGGCGATGTACCTGGCGGATATCTATACGATTCCAGCCAACTTGGCGGGTCTGCCGGCGCTGGTGGTTCCCTGTGGATTCACCGGGGCGGGTTTGCCGGTCGGCTTACAACTTTGTGGCCGATGGTTCGGAGAAGAACGGCTTCTGCAGGTGGCGCGCCTGTACGAACGCGCGACAACGTGGCACGAGCGGCGGCCGCCGGTCGCGGGCGGGGCAGGCCCGTCTGCCGGCCCAGCGTGAGGAAGTGGGTCGATGTTGGATCACCACGACAAGCTGGCCATGAAAACGAAGATCATCGCGACGATCGGACCGGCGTCCGCGACACGCGAGACGCTGGGGGCGATGGTGGCGAACGGGCTGGATCTGTGCCGGCTGAACTTCAGCCACGGCGACCTCGATGGCCATGCCCGATCGCTCGACCTGATCCGTGAGGCGGCGGCGGAGCACAACCAGCCGATTGCGGTGATCGGTGACTTGGCCGGCCCGAAAGTGCGCCTGGGTCGCTTCGATGGAGACCCGGTGACAATCGTACCGGGCCAACTGACTCGCATCGTGCGAGGCACGGGTGAGTGCAGTGCCGACCGCCTGACGACCACCTATCCGGCATTCGTGGACGAAGTGCAGGTCGGGCAGCGCATCTTTATCGACGACGGGCTTGTACGCCTGCTGGTAGTCAATCGCACACCGGACGAATTGGTCTGCGAGTGCAAGGTCGGCGGACTGCTTTCCAGCCGGAAGGGCGTCAATCTGCCGGACACCATGCTGTCGACCCCGGCGCTGACCGAAAAGGACCGGCGCGATCTGGAATGGGCCATCGAGCGCGGACTGGACTTCGTGGCGCTGTCCTTTGTGCGGCAACCGGACGACCTGTACGAGCTCAAGCGGATCATCAAGGAGCATGACAGCAACCTGCAGGTCATTATCAAGATTGAGAAAACCGAGGCGCTCTGGCACATCGAAGAACTGATTGCGCATACAGATGCGGTACTGGTGGCGCGTGGCGATCTGGGCGTGGAATCGGACTTGTGGCGGGTGCCCCTGATTCAGAAGGATATCGTTGCGGACTGCCTCCAGGCCGGCGTACCGGTGATCGTTGCGACGCAGATGCTGCAAAGCATGGTGGATCACCCGCTCCCGACGCGGGCGGAAGTGTCGGACGTGGCCAACGCGATCCTGGATCGGGCCGACGCCGTCATGCTCTCCGGCGAGACGGCGGTGGGCCGACATCCGGTGGCGGCCGTGGACATGATGAACCGGATCGCTGCCGCGACGGAGGAGTACCTGGAAAAGCGGCCACCCCATGTCACGCAGCAGATGCTGACCCTGACCTATCGGCCGACATCAGCGATCGCACATGCAGCGGTGGCCGCGGCACGGGATCTTGGTGCCCGGCTCGTGGCGGTGTGGAGTGCGACGGGAGCCACGGTGCGGCTCGTAGCGAAACACCGCCTGCGCATTCCGGTTGTCGGGTTGACGTCGGATCCGGCCGTGTGGCGGCAGATGAACCTGTTGTTTGGTGTCGTCCCGATCCGGGTGGATCCGTTGGACCATCCGGCGGAGATGGCGGAAGCAGTGGACGGCCACCTGCTGCGGCATGGGCTGGCGGCACCAGGTGACCTGATCGTGGTCGTGACCTCGACACAGCCCCAGGTGCCTGGAGCGACGGATACGGTGGTCGTGCATCGGGTGGGCGAGGGGCGCGGCGGAAAATAAACAGCACGCCGCACGAAGTATGCAGCGAGAAGCGCGGCGCCGGGCAGGGGGGTGTGGAGCGTTGCACAAAGAACATGCCCGACCGGTAGGACCGGCCGGGCATGCGGATGCCATGAACTACTTCAGCGTGCAACCTAGCGCCGCTTCGCCGCCTTCTTGACAGCGGCTTTTTTGGCGACCGGCTTGGCCTTCTTCGCACTCGGAGCGGGCTTCTTCGCCGTTGACTTCACGGCGGACTTCCTGGCTCCGCTCAATTCCTCGATGACGGCCTGTGCGGCCGCAAGGCGGGCGATCGGAACGCGGTACGGGGAGCAGGACACGTAGTCCATGCCGACCCGGTGACAGAACTTCACGCTCTGCGGATCACCGCCATGCTCGCCGCAGATGCCGACCTTGAGCTTCGGACGAGCGGCGCGGCCGTCGGTGATGCCCATTGCAACGAGCTTGCCGACACCGTCCTGGTCGAGTGAGACAAACGGGTCGTCCTTGAAGATGCCGGTGCGATCGACGTTGCAGTAGTCCGGCAGGAAGCGGCCGGCGTCGTCGCGCGAAAGCCCCATCGTCATCTGCGTCAGGTCGTTGGTGCCAAAGCTGAAGAATTCGGCCACCTCGGCCACGGCTCCGGCGGTGAGCGCGGCGCGTGGCGTCTCCACCATGGTGCCAACGAGGTAATCCACCTTCGCGCCGCTCTTGCGGATGATCCCATCGGCGACCGCGCGGGTGCGCTCGGTGAGGATCTGCAGTTCCTTCGCGTCGATCGTGAGCGGGATCATGATTTCCGGTTGCACCTTGCCGCCGCTCTTCTTGACCTGCACAGCCGCCTCGATGATCGCCTGCACCTGCATTTCGAGAATCTCGGGGTAGGTGATGCAGAGACGGCAGCCGCGGTGGCCGAGCATCGGGTTCGACTCGTGGAGCTGTTCCGCGCGCGCGAGGATCGCATCGGGGTCAAGGCCGGTGGCCCGGGCGAGGTCCTCGGCCTGTTCGCGTGTCTTGGGCACGAACTCGTGCAACGGCGGATCGATGAGGCGGATGGTGACCGGGCGGCCGTCCATCGCCTGGAAGATGCCGACGAAGTCGTCGCGCTGATAGGGGAGCAGCTTGGCCAGGGCCTTGCGGCGCGTGTCTTCGCTCTCAGCGACGATCATTTCCTGGATCGCGAGCTGGCGCTCGCGCGTCGCGAAGAACATGTGCTCGGTGCGGCAGAGGCCGATCCCCTCGGCGCCCATCTCGATCGCCTTGGCCGAGTCTTCCGGGGTGTCCGCGTTGGTGCGCACCTTGAGCGTGCGGCGCTGGTCGGCCCAGCCGAGCAGGGTATAGAACTCGGCGGGCGGTTGCGGCCGCTGGAGTTCGAGGCGGCCCTGGTAGACCACCCCCGCCGAACCGTCGAGCGTGATGAAATCGTGCTCACGGATGGTGGTGCCATGTACGACCAACTGGCGCGTGGTGTAATCGATCTTGAGGGCCT from Phycisphaerales bacterium encodes:
- the pyk gene encoding pyruvate kinase — protein: MLDHHDKLAMKTKIIATIGPASATRETLGAMVANGLDLCRLNFSHGDLDGHARSLDLIREAAAEHNQPIAVIGDLAGPKVRLGRFDGDPVTIVPGQLTRIVRGTGECSADRLTTTYPAFVDEVQVGQRIFIDDGLVRLLVVNRTPDELVCECKVGGLLSSRKGVNLPDTMLSTPALTEKDRRDLEWAIERGLDFVALSFVRQPDDLYELKRIIKEHDSNLQVIIKIEKTEALWHIEELIAHTDAVLVARGDLGVESDLWRVPLIQKDIVADCLQAGVPVIVATQMLQSMVDHPLPTRAEVSDVANAILDRADAVMLSGETAVGRHPVAAVDMMNRIAAATEEYLEKRPPHVTQQMLTLTYRPTSAIAHAAVAAARDLGARLVAVWSATGATVRLVAKHRLRIPVVGLTSDPAVWRQMNLLFGVVPIRVDPLDHPAEMAEAVDGHLLRHGLAAPGDLIVVVTSTQPQVPGATDTVVVHRVGEGRGGK
- the gatA gene encoding Asp-tRNA(Asn)/Glu-tRNA(Gln) amidotransferase subunit GatA; translation: MAAAVGTGRVRAVDVCAAALRRLAAQDDPLGAFLQVFEREAVAQATRVDEFVAAGQPVGPLAGVPIAIKDNLCTRLGRTTCGSRMLAEYRSPYDATVIDRLVTAGAVIVGKTNLDEFAMGSSTENSGFHPTRNPWNHAHVPGGSSGGSAAAVAADMVPVALGSDTGGSIRQPASFCGVVGVKPTYGRVSRYGLVAYGSSLDQVGPLARCVEDAAAVLGVIAGADSRDATCVVDPVPDYVAALRDERLTNLGRLRIGVPRSYFGAGLECETRAAVEAALAEYERLGAELVEVELPRAEYAVATYYLVATAEASSNLARYDGVHYGHRTAQPVDLFALYSASRDEGFGPEVKRRIMLGTFALSAGYYDAYYQKALQVRQLIRADFEQALTQCDVIAGPAAPTAAFRLGEKLSDPLAMYLADIYTIPANLAGLPALVVPCGFTGAGLPVGLQLCGRWFGEERLLQVARLYERATTWHERRPPVAGGAGPSAGPA